Proteins encoded by one window of Lycium barbarum isolate Lr01 chromosome 11, ASM1917538v2, whole genome shotgun sequence:
- the LOC132617422 gene encoding small ubiquitin-related modifier 1-like — protein sequence MSGVTQQEEDKKPADQAGHINLKVKSQDGNEVFFRIKRSTQLKKLMNAYCDRQSVDFNSIAFLFDGRRLRLEQTPDELEMEDGDEIDAMLHQTGGYLG from the exons atgtCAGGAGTCACTCAACAAGAAGAAGACAAGAAGCCCGCTGATCAGGCTGGTCACATAAACCTCAAAGTCAAGAGCCAG GACGGAAATGAGGTGTTTTTCAGGATTAAGAGAAGCACGCAGCTGAAGAAGCTCATGAACGCTTACTGTGATAGGCAGTCTGTGGACTTCAACTCTATTGCATTCCTGTTTGACGGACGTCGCCTCAGGCTCGAGCAGACTCCTGATGAG CTCGAGATGGAGGATGGAGATGAAATCGATGCTATGCTGCATCAGACTGGTGGATATTTGGGTTAG
- the LOC132617420 gene encoding ethylene-responsive transcription factor 3-like yields the protein MRRGRGAAATATAAPVAGEVNGSGGSKEIRFRGVRKRPWGRFAAEIRDPWKKSRVWLGTFDSAEDAARAYDAAARTLRGPKAKTNFPLPSHHNQFVQTLNNNNTNNDQFANSQLYPHENHPIISQRPTSSSMSSTVESFSGPRLPATVSLPSRKYPRSPPVVPDDCHSDCDSSSSVVDDGDFANDQDNHNIASSSFRKLLPFDLNLPPPMDDDAYAEDLECTALCL from the coding sequence ATGCGGCGGGGTAGAGGGGCGGCAGCAACGGCAACGGCGGCGCCGGTGGCCGGAGAAGTGAACGGATCTGGTGGATCTAAAGAGATAAGGTTTAGAGGAGTTAGAAAAAGGCCATGGGGAAGATTTGCAGCAGAGATAAGAGATCCATGGAAGAAAAGTAGGGTTTGGTTAGGCACATTTGATTCAGCTGAAGATGCAGCACGTGCTTATGATGCAGCAGCACGTACACTTCGTGGACCTAAAGCCAAAACAAATTTCCCTTTACCCTCTCATCATAATCAGTTTGTTCAAAcacttaataataataatactaacaaCGATCAGTTTGCCAATTCCCAATTATACCCTCATGAAAATCACCCGATTATTTCACAAAGACCTACTTCAAGCAGTATGAGTAGTACGGTGGAATCTTTTAGTGGGCCTCGGTTGCCTGCCACGGTGTCCTTGCCTTCCAGGAAGTATCCACGGTCGCCACCTGTCGTTCCTGATGATTGCCATAGTGATTGTGATTCGTCTTCATCTGTTGTTGATGATGGTGATTTTGCCAACGACCAGGATAACCACAATATAGCGTCGTCGTCGTTTAGAAAACTGTTGCCTTTTGATCTAAATTTACCACCACCGATGGATGATGATGCATATGCTGAGGATCTTGAATGCACAGCACTATGTCTTTGA